TGACCGGCACCACCAGGTCCTGCCAGACCCGCTCGGTGATGAACGGGGTCAGCGGGGCCATCAGCTTGGTGACCGTCTCGACGACCTCGTGCAGGGTGCGCAGCGCCGCCTTGTCGCCCTGCCAGAAGCGGCGGCGGGAGCGGCGGACGTACCAGTTCGACAGGTCGTCGACGAACGCCGAGAGCAGCTTGCCGGCGCGCTGGGTGTCGTACGCCTCCAGGGACTGGGTCACCTGGTCGGTCAGCGCGTGCAGCTCGGACAGCAGCCAGCGGTCCAGGACCGGGCGGTCGGCCGGGGCCGGGTCGGCCGCGGACGGCGCCCAGTTCGACGTGCGGGCGTACAGGGCCTGGAAGGCGACCGTGTTCCAGTAGGTGAGGAGGGTCTTCCGCACCACCTCCTGGATCGTGCCGTGGCCCACGCGGCGTGCCGCCCACGGGGAGCCGCCGGCTGCCATGAACCAGCGCACCGCGTCCGCGCCGTGCCGGTCCATCAGCGGGATCGGCTCCAGGGTGTTGCCCAGGTGCTTGGACATCTTGCGGCCGTCCTCGGCGAGGATGTGGCCGAGGCAGACGACGTTCTCGTACGACGACTTGTCGAAGACCAGGGTGCCGACCGCCATCAGCGTGTAGAACCAGCCGCGGGTCTGGTCGATGGCCTCGCTGATGAACTGCGCCGGGTAGCGGCTCTCGAAGAGCTCCTTGTTCTTGTGCGGGTAGCCCCACTGCGCGAACGGCATCGAGCCCGAGTCGTACCAGGCGTCGATGACCTCCGGCACGCGCGTGGCCGTCTTCTCGCACTGGGGGCACGCGAAGGTGACGTCGTCGATGTACGGGCGGTGCGGGTCAAGGCTCGACTGGTCGGTGCCGGTCAGCTCGGTGAGCTGAGCGCGCGAGCCGACGCAGGTGAGGTGGTCGTCCTCGCAGCGCCAGATCGGCAGCGGGGTGCCCCAGTAGCGGTTGCGGGACAGTGCCCAGTCGATGTTGTTCTGCAGCCAGTCGCCGAAGCGGCCGTGCTTCACCGTCTCCGGGAACCAGTTGGTCTTCTCGTTCTCCTGGAGGAGGCGGTCCTTGATGGCGGTGGTGCGGATGTACCAGGACGGCTGCGCGTAGTAGAGGAGCGCGGTGTGGCAGCGCCAGCAGTGCGGGTAGCTGTGCTCGTACGGGATGTGCCGGAAGAGCAGACCGCGCTGCTGGAGGTCCTCGGTGAGCTTTTCGTCCGCCTTCTTGAAGAAGACGCCGCCGACCAGGGGGACGTCCTCGGCGAAGGTGCCGTCCGGGCGGACGGGGTTCACGACCGGCAGGTCGTACGCGCGGCAGACCTTCAGGTCGTCCTCACCGAAGGCGGGGGACTGGTGGACCAGACCCGTACCGTCCTCGGTCGTGACGTACTCGGCGTTGACGACGAAATGCGCCTGCGCCGGGCTGTGCCCACTGGTTCCCTCGCTGACGCTCGGGAACTCGACCAGCTCGAACGGACGTTGATACGTCCAGCGCTCCATCTCGGCGCCCGTGAAGGTCTGGCCGGTCGTCTCCCAGCCCTCACCGAGGGCCTTGGCGACGAGCGGTTCGGCGACGACGAGCTTCTCCTCGCCGTTCGTCGCGACGACGTAGGTGACCTCGGGGTGCGCGGCCACGGCCGTGTTGGAGACGAGGGTCCAGGGCGTCGTCGTCCACACCAGGAGCGCGGCTTCGCCGGCGAGCGGACCGGAGGTGAGGGGGAAACGGACGTACACCGAGGGGTCGACGACCGTCTCGTAGCCCTGCGCCAGCTCGTGGTCGGACAGGCCGGTGCCGCAGCGGGGGCACCAGGGCGCTACGCGGTGGTCCTGGACCAGCAGGCCCTTGTCGAAGATCTCCTTGAGCGACCACCAGACGGACTCGATGTACTCGGGCTCCATCGTGACGTAGGCGTCGTTCAGGTCGACCCAGTAGCCCATGCGGTTCGTGAGCTCTTCGAAGGCGTCGGTGTGGCGGAGCACGGACTCACGGCACTTGGAGTTGAAGGCGGCGATGCCGTACGCCTCGATGTCCTGCTTGCCGCTGAAGCCGAGCTCCTTCTCGACCGTCAGCTCCACCGGCAGCCCGTGGCAGTCCCAGCCGGCCTTGCGGGCGACGTGGTAGCCGCGCATGGTGCGGAAGCGGGGGAAGACGTCCTTGAAGACGCGGGCCTCGATGTGATGGGCGCCGGGCATGCCGTTGGCGGTGGGCGGGCCCTCGTAGAACACCCACTCGGGGCGGCCCTCGGACTGCTCCAGGCTCTTGGCGAAGATCTTCTGCTCGCGCCAGAAGTCGAGCACGGCGTGCTCGAGCGCGGGCAGGTCGACCTGGGCGGGTACCTGGCGGTACGTCGGCGTTGTCATCAGCGAGCTTCCTCCGGCGGACTTGCTGCCTTCCGTCCGGAGGGACGAGAGCCGTGTCTTTCCGTACGCCGGTTTCGGCGCGCTCCCGCGGTACCACCCTCCTTGGCCCGCCGACGCGGGGTGTGCGTCGGTGAACCCCCTCATTGGGGTCGCGATGCCGGGTCTACTCGCCTTGAGGAGGCTTTCTTCCGGCGGCTCCGGGGTGATCTTCACGTCGCGCTCGCCCCCGGGCTTCCACCGTCCCCGGGTCGCTCTGGGCCGCGTACGCCGCTACTCGTCCCCATCCACGCTTTTTCGCTCCGCCCAGTGTACGGCGCCGCGGGGACAGCGGCCGACCGGATTTACGGCACCCGGGGGAGGCGGTGCCGTACCGGCCGGGGTGACCCGAATGGATCGGTACGCGTGTTCGGATTCTGGGACGTCCGGCTCGATTGCATACCCGGCGGGGAGCTGGGCACAACGCATGCAGGTCTGCCGAGCGGCATGCGTGAGGCGGGCGAATCGGGCGGTGTGCCCCGTTGCCGCGGGACTCAAGTCGATTTATCGTCCCAGCACGATTCGCGAGCGAGATCACAATATGTGAAGGGGCCGCGGCATGGTGGCGAAGAAGACCGCCGTACAGCAGTCGGCGTCGGGCAGGTCCACCCATGCGAGCGCCTCCGGCGGTACGGGTGCCGGTGCCTCCGGCGGTGCGGCCAAGGATGTGGGCGGGAAGAAGAGTGCGCGGGGGAGTTCCACGGGGGCGCAGGGAGGTGCTTCCGCGGGTGTGCGGGGCGGGAAGCCGGTGAAGACCGTTCGGGGGTCTGTCGGGGGCGGGGCGGAGGAGACGGCCGGGAAGAGGGCGGGCTCGAAAGCGGGCGCCAAGAAGGCCGTGTCCAAGAAGGCGGTGTCCAAGAAGGCGGTGTCCAAGAAGGCGGTGTCCAAGAAGGTCGGGCCCGGGGGCAAGGGAGCCAAGGGGGCGGCGGCCGGAGAGGCGACCGTAGAGAGAGCGGTCGCAAGGACGGCGGTCGGGAAGAAGGCGACACCGAAGGGAAGCGCGGCCACGAAGGCGGCGAAGAAAGCGGCCAAGGGAAGCGCCGCCAAGAAGGCCGTGGCCAAGGAAGGTGCCGCCAAGAAGGTGGTCGTGAAGGTGGCCGTCGGGAAGGAAGCAGCTGGGAAGGAAATGGCCGGCGAGAAGGCGGCCGGGGAGAAGGGCGTCGGTGGGGGTGGGCAGGGGCGCGGTGCTGTGGTGCAGGGCGCCTCCGAGGCGCGTAGCTCCAAAAGGAGCACGTCCAGGACGAGCACCACGTCCAAGAGGGCCGCGGCCAGGAAGAAGGCGGTCGCGGAGCGGGCGGCCGGGAAGAGTGCGGTCGCCGAGAGCAGGGCCAAGAAGGCGGGCGCGGAGCAGACGGGAGCCACGACGGTGGTTGCGAAGAAGACTCCTGGCACGGCCACGGCGGCGAAGACCGCCCTTCCCAAGGCACGCATCGCCGCGGCGGTGGAGCCCGGCGAGCTCGCGGTGCGCCCCGGCGAGGACCCCTGGACCCCGGAGGAGGTCGAGGAGGCACGAGCCGAGCTGATGGCCGAGGTGATGCGGCTGCGCGACGAGCTCGCGTCGTCCGAGCAGTCCCTGGTCGGCCTGATGCGGGACTCCGGGGACGGGGCCGGCGACGACCAGGCGGACACCGGCGCCAAGAACATCACGCGCGAGCACGAGCTGGCGCTCGCCGCCAACGCGCGCGAGATGCTCACACAGACCGAGCGGGCCCTGGAGCGGCTCGACGCGGGCACCTACGGCCTGTGCGAGAACTGCGGCAACCCGATCGGCAAGGCACGCATGCAGGCCTTCCCTCGCGCGACCCTGTGCGTGGAGTGCAAGCAGAAGCAAGAGCGGCGGTACTGACCGGTATCCGGGTGCCGCCGGACGTGTCGTACTCTCGTCCTCAGTCAGGTACCTAGGTTGAAGGACTCACGTGGCAGAGGCGGAGCGCATCATCGGTACGCCGGATACCCCAGAGGCGGCGGGAGCCGAGCCGGAGCAGTCCGACGAGAACGCGAAGGAAGCCGCGGCCGAGCGGCCCCGGGGCCGGCGCCGGATCGCCGTGCTGTTCGGGGTCGCCGCCTTCGCCTACGCCCTCGACCTGGTCAGCAAGATGATCGTGGTCGCCAAGCTGGAGCACCACCCGCCGATCGAGATCATCGGGGACTGGCTGAAGTTCGAGGCGATCCGCAACGCGGGCGCGGCCTTCGGCTTCGGCGAGGCCTTCACCGTGATCTTCAC
Above is a window of Streptomyces sp. DT2A-34 DNA encoding:
- a CDS encoding TraR/DksA family transcriptional regulator; amino-acid sequence: MVAKKTAVQQSASGRSTHASASGGTGAGASGGAAKDVGGKKSARGSSTGAQGGASAGVRGGKPVKTVRGSVGGGAEETAGKRAGSKAGAKKAVSKKAVSKKAVSKKAVSKKVGPGGKGAKGAAAGEATVERAVARTAVGKKATPKGSAATKAAKKAAKGSAAKKAVAKEGAAKKVVVKVAVGKEAAGKEMAGEKAAGEKGVGGGGQGRGAVVQGASEARSSKRSTSRTSTTSKRAAARKKAVAERAAGKSAVAESRAKKAGAEQTGATTVVAKKTPGTATAAKTALPKARIAAAVEPGELAVRPGEDPWTPEEVEEARAELMAEVMRLRDELASSEQSLVGLMRDSGDGAGDDQADTGAKNITREHELALAANAREMLTQTERALERLDAGTYGLCENCGNPIGKARMQAFPRATLCVECKQKQERRY
- the lspA gene encoding signal peptidase II; translated protein: MAEAERIIGTPDTPEAAGAEPEQSDENAKEAAAERPRGRRRIAVLFGVAAFAYALDLVSKMIVVAKLEHHPPIEIIGDWLKFEAIRNAGAAFGFGEAFTVIFTVIAAAVIVVIARLARKLYSLPWAIALGLLLGGALGNLTDRIFRSPGVFEGAVVDFIAPKHFAVFNLADSAIVCGGILIVLLSFKGLDPDGTVHKD
- the ileS gene encoding isoleucine--tRNA ligase; translation: MTTPTYRQVPAQVDLPALEHAVLDFWREQKIFAKSLEQSEGRPEWVFYEGPPTANGMPGAHHIEARVFKDVFPRFRTMRGYHVARKAGWDCHGLPVELTVEKELGFSGKQDIEAYGIAAFNSKCRESVLRHTDAFEELTNRMGYWVDLNDAYVTMEPEYIESVWWSLKEIFDKGLLVQDHRVAPWCPRCGTGLSDHELAQGYETVVDPSVYVRFPLTSGPLAGEAALLVWTTTPWTLVSNTAVAAHPEVTYVVATNGEEKLVVAEPLVAKALGEGWETTGQTFTGAEMERWTYQRPFELVEFPSVSEGTSGHSPAQAHFVVNAEYVTTEDGTGLVHQSPAFGEDDLKVCRAYDLPVVNPVRPDGTFAEDVPLVGGVFFKKADEKLTEDLQQRGLLFRHIPYEHSYPHCWRCHTALLYYAQPSWYIRTTAIKDRLLQENEKTNWFPETVKHGRFGDWLQNNIDWALSRNRYWGTPLPIWRCEDDHLTCVGSRAQLTELTGTDQSSLDPHRPYIDDVTFACPQCEKTATRVPEVIDAWYDSGSMPFAQWGYPHKNKELFESRYPAQFISEAIDQTRGWFYTLMAVGTLVFDKSSYENVVCLGHILAEDGRKMSKHLGNTLEPIPLMDRHGADAVRWFMAAGGSPWAARRVGHGTIQEVVRKTLLTYWNTVAFQALYARTSNWAPSAADPAPADRPVLDRWLLSELHALTDQVTQSLEAYDTQRAGKLLSAFVDDLSNWYVRRSRRRFWQGDKAALRTLHEVVETVTKLMAPLTPFITERVWQDLVVPVTPDAPESVHLASWPEADLSAIDPELSKQMVLVRRLVELGRATRAESGVKTRQPLRRALVAATGFEALNPELHTQITEELNVESLASLSEVGGSLVDTTAKANFRALGKRFGKRVQDVAKAVANADAAALSLALREGTASVEVDGETITLAPDEVIITETPREGWSVASDSGATVALDLEITEELRRAGLARDAIRLIQEARKNSGLDVADRIALRWTATDAATIAALGEHAELIADEVLATDFAQGDADDTYGSPFTDEGLTLTFRLRKA